Genomic DNA from Phaeobacter porticola:
AGCGTTATCGCCAGCGCACGCGCATGCCAATCTTCGGCAAAAACCGGGGCATCCTGCGGTTCAGGCTTCACCGGCCCATCGCCGAATCGTCCCCCCATGTCATGGAGCCGGCTCATCTTGGCACCTCTGGGATATCTGTGCCGATCATACTGTCGCGGCTGACCAATGCCGCCAGCGCATCCTCGCTCAGCCCTTCGCTGCCTTTGGGCCGCATTGGCAGTACCAGATAGCGCACTTCGGCGGTCGAATCCCAAACCCGCACAGATGTGCCTTCGGGCAGGATAACGCCGAACTCCGCCAGCACCCGGCGCGGCTCGCGCACGGCGCGGGACCGATAGGCGTCCGATTTATACCACCCCGGCGGAATGCCGAGCAGCGGCCACGGATAACAGCTGCACAAGGTACAAACGACCATATTGTGCTGCTCGGGCGTGTTCTCGACCACCACCATATGCTCACCCTGGCGCCCGTAGTAGCCAAGCCCTGCCAGCACCGGATCGGCATCGGCCAGCAGCGCGGCCTTGAATTCTGGATCGCTCCACGCCCGTGCCACCACACGCGCGCCATTCGCAGGACCGATGCGGTTTTGATAGGTGTCGATGATCTCGTCCAGGGCGGCGGGATCAATCAGCCCCTTCTGGGTCAGAACCGTCTCCAGCGCCTTCACGCGCAAGGCAGGGTCCGGGGGCAAGAGGCTATGCGGGGCGTCAGCATGATCATGGGGCATGGCGCGAGACTGCCCGCAGCCACACAGATCTGTCCAGTCAAAATCCGTCACGCATGCGATCAGCAGATCTGATGCTATTTGTCGGCATCCCTTCCCGATTATTGGCACCCTTGCTGACGTCTCTCTTCGCGCGTGTGAGTCCTGCGCTGTTTTTCGCAGATTTAATACGCCCCGAATGGTCGCATTTCCGCGTTCTCCGTGCTTCGGCAAACTGAGCCCTTGCCCCCCAGAGCAATCTTCCCTATTTACCGCCCGATACTCAGCCAACCGCCGTAGGATCCTATGGAAAACGTCGTACTTATTATCCATCTTCTTCTGGCCCTGGGGCTGATCGCCGTTGTTCTGTTGCAGCGCTCCGAAGGCGGAGGTCTGGGCATGGGCGGCGGTGGTGGCGGTGCCATGTCCGGTCGTGCGGCAGCCACCGCAATGAGCAAGATCACTTGGGTCCTGGCTGTGGCTTTTATCGGCACCTCGATCACCCTCACCATCCTGTCGGCACAGAAATCCGCAGGTTCTTCGGTTGCTGATCGCCTGAGCGCCCCTGCGGCCGACGGTGCGGCAGATACCCCCGACGCCCCGCTGGGCAGCGACCTGCTGCCGCCGGTTCAGGGTGACAATGCGCCGCTGGTTCCCAGCGCGGACTAAATCTGGCCAATAGGTCGGGACAGATAGGTCCCACCCGGCACATCCAATACGTCCGGGCAGATCCACCTAAGACAACTGCGTCTGACGCAGGATTCGCAAGAATCCACAACACTTAGAATGAACAAAAGCAGCCGTAACAGCATCTTGCGGCTTGCTTGCGCATTTTGCGCGAATCCTTTATACGTAAAGCCCCGTGATGCTGCGGTTTCTGCAACCGTCGGGCAGCTGAATTCTGACTTCTCACGGGGGCAGCCGAACACTCATGGCGCGTTTCATTTTCATTACTGGCGGTGTTGTATCATCACTGGGCAAAGGGCTGGCATCCGCCGCTCTCGGGGCACTTTTGCAGGCCCGCGGCTATTCCGTCCGCCTGCGCAAACTGGACCCCTATCTGAACGTCGATCCGGGCACGATGAGCCCGTTCGAACATGGCGAGGTCTTTGTCACCGATGATGGTGCCGAAACCGATCTCGATCTTGGGCATTACGAACGCTTTACCGGCGTTGCGGCCCGCAAAACCGACTCGGTCTCCTCTGGGCGGATCTACTCCAACGTGCTGGAGAAAGAACGCCGCGGGGACTACCTTGGCAAGACCATTCAGGTCATCCCGCATGTGACCAACGAAATCAAAGACTTCATCTCAATCGAAGAGGATGAGGTGGATTTCATGCTCTGCGAGATTGGCGGCACCGTTGGCGATATCGAAGGTCTGCCCTTCTTTGAAGCCATTCGCCAATTTGCCAATGACAAGGCGCGTGGTCAGTGTATTTTCATGCATCTCACCCTGCTGCCCTATATCAAGGCCTCCGGCGAGCTGAAGACCAAACCGACCCAGCACTCGGTCAAAGAGCTGCGCTCCATCGGGCTGGCACCGGATATTCTGGTCTGCCGTTCCGAAGGACCGATCCCCGTCAAGGAACGCGAAAAACTGGCGCTGTTCTGCAATGTGCGCGCCGATAGCGTGATTGCCGCACAGGATCTGAAATCCATCTACGAGGCCCCTCTGGCCTATCACCGCGAAGGTCTCGATCAGGCGGTTCTGGATGCCTTTGGCATCGCCCCCGCCCCCAAACCCAAACTGACCCGCTGGGAAGATGTGGCCGACCGTATCTATAACCCCGAAGGCGAAGTCAAAATCGCCATCGTGGGCAAATACACCCAGCTGGAAGACGCCTACAAATCCATCGCCGAGGCGCTGACCCATGGCGGCATGTCGAACCGCGTGAAGGTCAAGATCGAATGGGTCGACGCCGAGCTGTTCGACAAGGAAGATGCCGCCCCCTACCTGCAGGGCTATAACGCCATTCTGGTCCCCGGCGGCTTTGGCGAGCGCGGCACCGAAGGCAAGATCAAAGCCGCACAATATGCCCGTGAGCAAAAGCTGCCCTATCTGGGCATCTGCCTGGGCATGCAAATGGCGGTGATTGAGGCGGCGCGCAATGTTGCTGGCATCGCCGAAGCTGGCTCCGAAGAGTTTGACCACGAGGCGGGCAAGAAACGCTTTGAACCGGTGGTCTATCACCTGAAAGAATGGGTGCAGGGCAACCACAAGGTCAGCCGCAAGGCAGATGACGACAAGGGCGGCACCATGCGTCTGGGGTCGTACAACGCCACTCTGACCGAAGGTTCCAAAGTGGCCGAGGTCTATGGCACCACCCAAATCGAAGAACGCCATCGTCACCGCTATGAGGTCGACACCAAATACCGCGAACAGCTCGAGGCCTGCGGCCTCAAGTTCTCCGGTATGTCTCCCGATGGCCGCCTGCCCGAGATCGTCGAATGGTCTGATCATCCCTGGTTCATCGGTGTGCAGTTCCACCCGGAACTGAAATCGAAACCGTTTGATCCGCACCCGCTGTTCGACGATTTTGTCCGCGCCGCCAAGGAAGCCTCGCGTCTGGTCTGACACCCGACATTTCAGGCGCCACATATCATTACACCTTCAAAAGGCGGGCCCACACGGCCTGCCTTTTTTCCTGCCCACGCGCCACAGCGTGCTCTTGGCAATCGCAGCGTCCACCCACCTGCACAGATTTGCTCAGGACCGCAGCTTCTGACCATTGTTAGCGTAGGCGTTAGCGCAACCACCTGATGCTAATAGTTGTTTCCTGCCACAGGCGCGGTATAGACGGGGCCAGACAGACAATCCCTTTTCGTGGAGACCCGACATATGGCGCAAGAAACCTCGACCCAGACCGCACAGCTTGATCGTATCGCAAACGGCAAGGGCTTCATCGCGGCGCTTGATCAGTCCGGC
This window encodes:
- the nthA gene encoding nitrile hydratase subunit alpha; this translates as MPHDHADAPHSLLPPDPALRVKALETVLTQKGLIDPAALDEIIDTYQNRIGPANGARVVARAWSDPEFKAALLADADPVLAGLGYYGRQGEHMVVVENTPEQHNMVVCTLCSCYPWPLLGIPPGWYKSDAYRSRAVREPRRVLAEFGVILPEGTSVRVWDSTAEVRYLVLPMRPKGSEGLSEDALAALVSRDSMIGTDIPEVPR
- the secG gene encoding preprotein translocase subunit SecG, which gives rise to MENVVLIIHLLLALGLIAVVLLQRSEGGGLGMGGGGGGAMSGRAAATAMSKITWVLAVAFIGTSITLTILSAQKSAGSSVADRLSAPAADGAADTPDAPLGSDLLPPVQGDNAPLVPSAD
- a CDS encoding CTP synthase yields the protein MARFIFITGGVVSSLGKGLASAALGALLQARGYSVRLRKLDPYLNVDPGTMSPFEHGEVFVTDDGAETDLDLGHYERFTGVAARKTDSVSSGRIYSNVLEKERRGDYLGKTIQVIPHVTNEIKDFISIEEDEVDFMLCEIGGTVGDIEGLPFFEAIRQFANDKARGQCIFMHLTLLPYIKASGELKTKPTQHSVKELRSIGLAPDILVCRSEGPIPVKEREKLALFCNVRADSVIAAQDLKSIYEAPLAYHREGLDQAVLDAFGIAPAPKPKLTRWEDVADRIYNPEGEVKIAIVGKYTQLEDAYKSIAEALTHGGMSNRVKVKIEWVDAELFDKEDAAPYLQGYNAILVPGGFGERGTEGKIKAAQYAREQKLPYLGICLGMQMAVIEAARNVAGIAEAGSEEFDHEAGKKRFEPVVYHLKEWVQGNHKVSRKADDDKGGTMRLGSYNATLTEGSKVAEVYGTTQIEERHRHRYEVDTKYREQLEACGLKFSGMSPDGRLPEIVEWSDHPWFIGVQFHPELKSKPFDPHPLFDDFVRAAKEASRLV